The segment CGCCGGATTTCGGATCGAGCACCAGCGTGTCGCTCGCGTACAGCAGTCTGGATGCCGGGAAATAGACCATGTACTGGCGTCCCGTATCCGCGCCGCGAAGCGGGTAAAGCTCGATCCGTTGCGCGCCGCTGCCGATCACGGTGCGGCCGGACACGATGCGCCAGTCGGGAGCGGCCGGCTGGCGCTGAAGGTGGTCCGGGTGGATCCGGTGGGGCGCGTCCACCAGGCGCTGCAGCAGGGGCAGGTTGAGGTCGAGCGCGTAGACCGGCAGGTGCCGGGCGACCGCTTCGCGCACGCCGGCGGCGTGCGGCCACGAATCGGAGGTGGTCAGCACCGCCTTGATCGGGAGATCGGGATAGCGCTGCCTGGCCAGGTCGAGCAGGCCCGCGGTATAGACCGGCGAGATCGGCGACTCGAGCACCACCACGCCGTCGTCCTGCTTGATCAGCGCGGTGTTCCAGGCGCCGGGGTAAAGGTCCACGCCCGGTGCCAGTGCGACCGGATGCTTGCCATCGAACGGCAGCTCCCAGCGACTGGCGAAGGTCCCGTCGGCCGGCCGCGCGTGGGTGGTGTCGAAGGTGCTCGCTGGCGTGGCTCCATCGATGGTTACCGTGAGCACCTGGGTCGAGCGCCAGACCTTGCCGTTGCGCTCCTCGATGCGCGTGCTCGGATAGTGGAAGCCGTCGACCAGGATCCAGTTGTCGTAGTCGATCTGCTCGCTGACGTCGCCCCAGGCGTACCAGAAGTCGTCGAAGGTGCGTGTCCGCTGCAGCGCATCCGGCAGGTGGGTCACCGGATCGAGCAGGACCTGCCAGGTGCGGCCGTCCACGTCGAAAGCCAGGCTTGTGTGCAGTACGCCGTGCAGCATCTGCGGCTTCCCGTAGCGCAGATGAGTGGCGTGATCTGCAGTGAGCAGCAGGCGCATCGGCTCCATCTGCAGCCGCTCGTCCAGGACGACTCGGGCATTCCCCGGCAGTGGCTGGCTGCGCTCGCCGCTGCGGTAGTCGCCTCCCTGGGGCGTCATCACCAAGGTGGAGGTGATGTCGGTGGGGCTGGTGCCGCCGGCCTGCGGCCAGGTCAGCGTCTGCTCGCTGCGCACGCGTGCGCCGGCGAAGTCCAGCCACTCGTGGTAGCGCTGGTACGAGGCCAGGAACGGCTCCTGACGATAGGACTGCTCCATCAGCAGCGTGTGGCCCATGCCCTGCCATTCGATGTGCGACACGGACTGGAGCCGGGCCCGCCCGCCCATCGCGTCGATGGCGGTATCCAGACAGGCACGCGGGGTGAGCGTCCCGCAGCCCGGTGCGTTGCCGGCGGTGGCAGCGGGCAATGCGACCAAGGGGGCCAGGGCGATGACGAGGGCGGATGCACGTCGGGACAGGGCTGGCATGGTCGTTCCGGCAGTGGGGAAGGGGAGACCCTAGCGACCGGTATGCGGGCCTGCCTGTAGCGTCAGTCATGCCGTGACCGATGGCAGGGATGCGCTGCCCCGGAGACTTCTGCCATCGCCAACGGTGCCGCGCTACGCCGGGGGATCCAGGCTGTCGGTGCATCGGTTCCGCCGCCGGCAACGCACCTTCGATCGCCGCGCCGAGTCGGGCGCGGCTCGGCATCTCATGCGTACTGCGCGACGCCGTTGCCGAACGACCAGTTCTCCCGCGCGGTTTCCACCAGGTTGATGAACACGTCTTCCGGGCGCAGCCCAGGTGCGGTGGCGAGCTTTTCCGCTACGCGGCGATAGAAAGCCTGCTTCTGCGCCATCGTGCGGCTGTTGTTGCAGACGATCTGCACGATCACCAGGTCGTCGCTGCGCTCGATGCCGAGGTACTGCGGATCGCAGTCGAACTCCGCGGGATCGTGCTGGTGGACCAGGATGAAACGGTCGTCCTCCGGCACGCCGAAGGTCTCGCGCATGGCTTCGTAGACGCCGTTGCGCAGGGCGGCGAGATGGGCGGCGGGCTTGCCGCGACGCAGCGAGATGCGGACGAGGGGCATGGGGGTTCTCCTTCGAAGGGTGGTCAGTGCGAAATCGCGGCCTGCGAGACGTGGCCGACGCGGTAGAGGCGGCATGCGTTGTCGGTGAGCCCGGCACGGAAGTCGGGCCACAGGCGGAAGCGCACCAGCGTCCAACTGGTGGGCTCGAAGGCGGTCACGGCGGCCAGGGCTCCTTCGGTCAAGGCCGCATGGGCCATGTCGCTCTCGCGCTCCCGCCAACGTTCCATCCATGCGTCCTCGGGGATGGGGACGATCTCGCGGCTGGCGCAGACCGCCGTGGACAGGTCGCCTGACGACAGCGCCTGCCAGACCGACCACGCCTGAACGGTGGGGCGTCCGAAGTCCCGTGTCAGCGCGGCAAAGCCGGCTCCGCCCAGGAAGGCGTTCATGCCTTCGCCGTCGTGCCACAGGTAGAAGGGGGCGTAGCGGTTGGTGCCGCCCGGCAGCACCGGGTCGTCGGACATCGAGTAGAGCCAGGCCTTGAATCCGATGCCGGGAAAGCCATCGAGCAGGTGGCCCTTCTCGGCGATCCGGCGGCGGATGACCGTCATGTCGTAGTCGGCGGGCAGGGTGATCTCGTACTGCATCGCGAGCATGGCGGCGTCCTCAGTGGCTGTCGTCGAGCTGGCGCAGCACGGCGAGGGTGGACATGGCCACCGGCCAACCGCCGTAGAAGGCCAGGTGGGTGGTCAGCTCGACCAGCTCTTCATCGGTGAGGCCGTTGTCGCGCGCGCGGCGCAGGTGGAACGGCAGCTGCTCCGTGCGGTTGAGTGCGATCAGCGCGGCGACCGTGGCGATGCTGCGTTCGCGCGGGGCGAGGCCGGGGCGTGCCCAGATATCGCCGAACAGCACCTCGTCGGTGAGCTCGGCCAGCTTGGGGGCGATGTCGCCGATGGCCTTGCGGGCGTGGTGGGGATCGTGCGGCATCGTGCGGCCTCGTCGCATGTGGGTTGACGGGGCGTAACGTACCGCCGCAGGATAATCCCGGAAATCAGAATTTTTTGAACGTTATATCCATAAAAACGGGATGATCAGATGACCCGCGTCTCCTTCGATCCGGACGTCCTGCGCAGCTTCGTGCAGGGCGTGGAACTGGGCAGCTTCGCCAAGGCTGCGGAGCGGCTCAACCGGTCCACCTCGGCGGTCAGCGCGCAGCTGAAGCGGCTGGAGGAACAGGCGGGGCGACCGTTGCTCCGCAAGGCGGGGCGTGGGATGGCGCTCACCGAGACAGGCGAGGTGATGCTCGGCTATGCGCGGCGACTGCTGGAGCTCAACGACGAGGCGGCCGCCGCGGTGCGAGGGGTGGAGCTGGAAGGCCGAGTGCGGCTCGGCCTGCAGGAGGATTTCGGCGAGACCCTGCTGCCCGCGGTGCTGGGTCGCTTTGCGCGCGCTCACCCGAAGCTGCGCATCGAGGCGCGCATCGCGCGCAATGCCGAGCTGCTGCACGGGGTGAACCACGGAAAGCTCGACCTGGTGCTGGCCTGGGAGGGCGAGGAGAGCAGCCCGCATGTCGAGCGCATGGCGCGGCTGCCGATGCGCTGGATCGGCTCTGCCGGCGCGCGCACCCCAAGGCTGCGCCGGCGCGGAGAGGCGCTGCCGCTGGTGGTGCTGGATGCACCCTGCCTGGTTCGGCGTGCCGCCATCGACGCCCTGGACCGCGCCGGCATCGCCTGGCGTATCGCGTTCACCAGCGCCAGCCTTGCCGGCACATGGGCGGCGGTCACGGCCGGGCTGGGGGTGAGCGTACGCACGCCGCTGGGCCTGCCGGCGGGCGTGCGCGCGCTGACCGCGAAGGATGCAGGCCTGCCCGCGTTGCCGACGCTGGGGTTGGCGCTGCATCGCGCCGAGGCCGAGCCGCCTGCGGCCGTGGCCCGGCTGGCGGAGATCCTGGTTGGCACGCTGTCGCCATCGCTGTCGGTCTGAGTTTCTGGACACCGAGGCAGCAGGACGCGATGGCGCGGTCACACTCCGGAATGCGATGGCCGGAGCAGCGGGGGATACCTGCGAGGCTTCGGCTGTGGCGCGAAAGTCGTCGTGACCCAGCGCGCGGCTGCTCGCGGTAAGTGCGCTGGCCGCCAGATCGACGTCTGACAACGGATCGCGCGGCGGTTGCCGGTAGGCGCTGCATGCGCGCCCCTGCGCCGTGGATGTCCCCGCGGTGTGTTACGGGGTGCAGCGCGAGTGACATCCCTCTCGTCTGACTGGCACGCTGGGCGGCGATTGAAGCGTGCCGACGGGTCCGCCTGCGGCTGGTGCGATGCGAGGTGTAGACAGCCCGAGCAGGGCGCATCGTGGTTCGCGGACCTTCGCTGCGAAGCGTCCGGTCGCGGACGGTACGGCTGGTGGGGCGTGCCGCCCCCGTCCCGCGGACAGCGCAGGCGTTGCACGTCGTCCAGGTCACCCTTTGGCGATTCCGATAGTTGATTAACACCGGGGGATGTATGGTGGAGAAGTCAGCATCACCGTCAGGTGCCGGCCGTGATCCCGCATAGGGTGGAGGCATCGATGCTCCAAAACAGTTCTCTGGTCGACTGGTGCAACCTCACGGCGAGGCCTGTGCTCGAAGCGGCCGCTTCTGGCCAGCCGGTGTCTTTTTCCGCGCGGCAGGCCATTCGTCGCCTTGACGTCCTGCTGTCCGGCAACATGAGCGCTGCCGATCCGGGTGAAGGTATCGATGCCAGCCAGTGGTGCCGCCTGTGCCGGGCCCTCGATGAGCATCCCGAAGCGTACGGAAGCTTTGTCGTCGCACTGAGCCACGGCTCCGACGCCCTGAAGAAACTCGTGGACGCTCTTGCGCCGCGGACGTCGTAACGCACATCCGGCGCGGCCGGGTGTGATTCTTGTCCTCGAGCGTTCCTCTCGGGATTGCCTTTCCACCTTTCCGACCGGGGCGCCACCATGAAGTCACCGTTGAAACCGCTGTCACTGACCGACATCCACGACATCTACGGAAGTTCGCCGACGAAGCAGGGCGAACCAGCCAGGTCTACGCTGGCAAGCTACAAGCGATCGGAGCATTTCAAGCGGGACGCCGGGCATCCGGGGATGCAGCCGGCAAAGCCGGACCCCATGGGCAAGTTGTCGAGGTTCGGCAAGCGCTGATTCCGGCAGGCATCCCACCGGCTCGTGTGCCGGGCGCGCCTCCATCGGTGCGTCCGGCTCCCGCTTCGGGCGGGCCGGTATCGGTGCACAGTCTGGCGCAGGGTGTCGGAACAGCCCCGTAGCGAGGACCGCATGCCTGGGCGCGCGGTCCGGAGGAGGGTGTGCGTGCAATGCCCCGCGACGGCGAAGGCCACGGCCATCGGGGTCGCCCGGAGGGTGTACGATGCATGCCCGCAACCTGCATCTTCCCGCGCGTTCCGCCCGGCCGCTCCGCGCCCGCACGCCACGCTTCTTTTTCATGTGTGGCCCGCGGCCTGCGGGATGACGCTCCCGGAGAGTCGATGCCAGGTTATTCCACCCGCAGCGAAAAGGTGTATGTCGGAGGACTCACCTACCGGCTGCGTGTACTCAGCGACAAACAACAGTTCACGGACCCCGATGGCCACGCCCGGCGACTGGGCATCTCCCCCGCGCAGTGGAGCCTGTTCGGCCAGATCTGGCCGTCCGGACGTCTGCTTGCCCAGGCCATGCTGCGGGAGGACATCGCTGGCCGGCGGATTCTCGAGCTCGGCTGCGGTATCGGATTGGCCAGCCTGGTGCTGCAGCGGCGTGGCGCCAATGTCGTGGCTTCGGACATGCACCCTTTGACCGAGTCGTTTCTTGCCTACAACGCGGCACTGAATGCGCTGCCTGTCGTGCGCTATCGCGCGCTGCGCTGGGACGTGCCGACGCCGTCGCTTGGCCATTTCGACCTGATCATCGCCAGCGACGTGCTGTACGAGCGCGACCAGGCATGGCTGCTGGCCGGGGTGGTGGAACGGCATGCCGATCGAAAGGCGGAAGTGCTGGTGACCGATCCCGGAAGTGGGCACTGCGCGGACTTCAACCGCATGCTGGCAGCACAGGGCTTCGCCCTGGACGAAGTGCGTTGCCCGATGGACGACAACGA is part of the Dyella thiooxydans genome and harbors:
- a CDS encoding tautomerase family protein, producing the protein MPLVRISLRRGKPAAHLAALRNGVYEAMRETFGVPEDDRFILVHQHDPAEFDCDPQYLGIERSDDLVIVQIVCNNSRTMAQKQAFYRRVAEKLATAPGLRPEDVFINLVETARENWSFGNGVAQYA
- a CDS encoding DUF4865 family protein translates to MLAMQYEITLPADYDMTVIRRRIAEKGHLLDGFPGIGFKAWLYSMSDDPVLPGGTNRYAPFYLWHDGEGMNAFLGGAGFAALTRDFGRPTVQAWSVWQALSSGDLSTAVCASREIVPIPEDAWMERWRERESDMAHAALTEGALAAVTAFEPTSWTLVRFRLWPDFRAGLTDNACRLYRVGHVSQAAISH
- a CDS encoding carboxymuconolactone decarboxylase family protein, producing the protein MPHDPHHARKAIGDIAPKLAELTDEVLFGDIWARPGLAPRERSIATVAALIALNRTEQLPFHLRRARDNGLTDEELVELTTHLAFYGGWPVAMSTLAVLRQLDDSH
- a CDS encoding LysR substrate-binding domain-containing protein is translated as MTRVSFDPDVLRSFVQGVELGSFAKAAERLNRSTSAVSAQLKRLEEQAGRPLLRKAGRGMALTETGEVMLGYARRLLELNDEAAAAVRGVELEGRVRLGLQEDFGETLLPAVLGRFARAHPKLRIEARIARNAELLHGVNHGKLDLVLAWEGEESSPHVERMARLPMRWIGSAGARTPRLRRRGEALPLVVLDAPCLVRRAAIDALDRAGIAWRIAFTSASLAGTWAAVTAGLGVSVRTPLGLPAGVRALTAKDAGLPALPTLGLALHRAEAEPPAAVARLAEILVGTLSPSLSV
- a CDS encoding class I SAM-dependent methyltransferase; its protein translation is MPGYSTRSEKVYVGGLTYRLRVLSDKQQFTDPDGHARRLGISPAQWSLFGQIWPSGRLLAQAMLREDIAGRRILELGCGIGLASLVLQRRGANVVASDMHPLTESFLAYNAALNALPVVRYRALRWDVPTPSLGHFDLIIASDVLYERDQAWLLAGVVERHADRKAEVLVTDPGSGHCADFNRMLAAQGFALDEVRCPMDDNDVPPYRGRLLRYQR